The Proteiniphilum propionicum genome contains the following window.
CGACCGTTTGCGGGCAAGCGTTTGAACGAGATACAAGCCTTGTACTGCATTTTCGTCGTACGCCGAACTGTCGCCGTGAATTTTTCCGCCCCACGCCGTGTAAGGCATCCAAAATTCGCCAAAGGCATACGTGGACGAATAGGGTACATTTTCTACTACACCGCAAACGGTAAGCCGAAGTCCTTCTATTTCAATCTGCCTTCCAACAACCTGTGTCTCATTACCAAAGAACCGTTTTCGCGATGTTTCGGAAATAACCACCAACGGCTTATTTTCGGCAACGTCTTTCTCGGAATAAGGCAACCCTTCCACGAAACGAAACTTCATAACGTCCCAATAAACGCCATCGGTAGCGCGAAACGGAATCCGGTTTATTCTTCCGTTCTCAAACACCTCCCAATAACGCACCCACGTGAAAAAAGATACCTTTTCGGGCGATTTCATCGCTTTCATCCTTTTACAGAGTTTTAATCCGGCAAAAATCGTTTGCGTGCGGTTATCGGGATACATTATTTCTACGCTCGCAAGATATAAACTGCGATTCACAAACGGTTCATTCGGGTTGTTGGCGCCAATGCTGTCTATCCGAAGTTGTTGCTGCGCCACAAACATTACGGTAAGTGCTATGAGCACAATGTAGGCAATTACCAAAAATCGCTTTTGGAAGATACTTTTTAGAATGTGGTATAAGTTGTTCATATCGGGTGATGCGAATTCTAAATCGCATAAATTTTATTTTTACTTTGTATCATATAAGGACGTTAAGACGTTGTAACAACTCTGCGGAAATTGCGGACTGTGAATGTTGTAACATTCGGTTGATGCTCTCTCCAAGTTGCCCAGTCTCCACGTCGTATATTACTCCTCCCTCAACGCCTCCACCGGATGCACCCGCGATGCCCGGCGGGCGGGAATCAGGACACCCAGCAGGATGATCCCGGCCATGATTGCGGCGGTAAAAAGCTGGGTGATCCAAAACCGGCTTCGGGTGTAGTCCATGGCATCGTTGAACGTGTAGGTCACATCCCAGAAAGCGAGATTGGCGCACACGATAAACGCGGGAATAAATGCCGACGCGAATACAATCATGCTCTCCAACAGGATGTAGTTCAACACCCCTTTGCGGCTTGCTCCCAACGCCATGCGCAGCCCGATTTCGGCGCGCCGCGATTCCATCCGGAACCAGAACGTCCCCAACATTCCCAGAAAGACGATAAACAAAAAGAAAACGAGCAAGCCGGTAATGATGCGTACGTAGCTGCTGATCCCGCTATGGATATCTGCCACTTCGGAACGGAAATCGTAGGACATGAAGCCGAAAAGGTAGTAAGGACCGATATTGAGTTTGCTTTTCATATCGTCCGTAAACTGCCGGGCAAATCCGGGAACATCGGCTGCGGGGCTCACCCGAACGGCGATGGCCGGAACGGAGTAGGCAAACCTTTTGTAATTGAGCGGGGTGTAAATGAGCGGTTCGTAACGTCCGTACCTGTCGTATTTCATCGGCGCCGATACGCCGGTTGCCCGATAGGTCAAATCGGGTTCGTAATAATCGCGGAACGTTTTGCCGATCACCGATGGCGAATGAAACAGCGAGTCCGCCAACTCGGGCGAGACCACCGCTCCTTGCGGCGAGGTGGCGATATTCCAACCGGTAAAACCGCCGTCGCGCATCTTTACTTTAAAAACCTTGTCGTAGCCCTCGCTCACGTACCTGATTTTGGCTCCGTAAGCGTTTTTTTCGTCCGCCGTATAACCCTGGAATATGGCGTTTTGACTGAAAATACTTGTGCCGGTATAATAAGCCGTTGCCTCCACGCCCGGATAGGCTTCCACCAGCTTTCTCACTTGCAGGAAAGGGTCTATCCAGTAATAATCGATGCTGTCGGTATTGTTTCTGTCGAACTGCCTTGTCTGGTGCGCCCCTAAGTTCAGCCGATAGACGTGTTCGGTGTTGACACCCATCGGCTCCAGGTTTTTGCGGATAACCACGTACATAAAATCCACGCAGTACCACAACAAAACCGATACAACCCATATTTCGACGAATATCCAGAAATTTGATTTCCGGTTTTTCCAGATTTGTTTGAATGCTGATTTCCACATACGATTATGCTCCTTTTATGGTTTCGATGATGGTTGTCCGCGATGCGTTCCACACGGGAACAATGGCCGACAACAGATTGATGAACAGACAGAACAGCAGCATCAGCACAAACAGCCACGGGTTGAAAAAAGCCGACGCGGGCAGGCTGAAACTTTCCGAGGCGTTTACTGTCATCAGATCTGCCAGTAACCTGTTTTTGAACAGCGCTACCGCGGCGAAGGAGAGCAGCAGGCCGGCCACGCCGCCAACGAGCGTGAGCATCAGGTTCTCGAACAGTAACTGCCTGCCCACCTGCCCATTGCTTGCACCGTACGCTTTGCGGACACCGATCTCTTCGTTCCGCTTTTTCATTTGCGTGGAGAGCAAGCCCGACATGTTGATCGCCGGGACAACGAGCAGGATAAGGATGAGAATCACGATGATTCTTGCCGGATGGGCTATATTGTCGCCGAAAAAACTGGCTTGCGGATGGGAACTCATTTTCAACTCGAAAGTGAAGTCGCGCAAGCCGTCGTTCAGTTTCTTGATGTTTTCCTCTATCTCCGCCCGCAGTTTGCCGGGTGACACCCCCTTTTTGGCAAGAACCACCACCCGGCACATCCCGCGCAGCCCTTCGGAGTATTCCTGTCCCCAGTCCATGGAAAGCTTGTCGGCCACAATCCACACGTCGCTGTATGCCTTGTTGAACAGCGAGCTGACGGATTTTACCACGCCCACCACACGATGGTCGTTAAAGCCGATGGTGATGGTTTTACCCATCGCCTCGTCCACGCCGCCGAATAAACCCAGAGCGAGCTTATCGGTTATGACGGCCACTTTCGATTGGGCGTCGAATTGCTCGTCCGTCAACGGATTTCCCGCCAGGAAGTCGAACCTGAAAATCCGGAAATAGTCAGGGTCCACCGGACTGACGATGCGCTTTTCGCGATTGGCGGGGCTTGTGCCCACAAAACCGACACCTTCGCCCTTGTTGACGATATAGCTCACGGTTTCGGCATTTTTCAGATTACCAAAAATCTTTTCCGCCACGCTTTTCGACATTCCCCTATTGGCGTTCGAACGGTCTTTGGTCAGATAAGAATAACCGTCGCCCGAATAGAATGTGCGGCTGCGGTTGATTTCAGGTGCCATATCCGCCGTGCGAAAAGCATAGACCATATACAGCGTCATCACGAAAGCGATGGTGAACGCCGTTGCCAATACCGAAATAAGGCTGAAAAGCGGATTGGATTTCCAGAGTTGGATAATTTGTTTGAAATATTGTTTTATCATATCGGGTGATGCGATTTCCAAATCGCGTTAATTTTGGGTGATGCGAAATACCGTTCGGCCTTAGCCAATTCCGATTCGCCTTTTTATTGTTCGTATTTTATTTCTCACTTCATGATACGGCGATAGGGAATTGAAGTCAACGTAGTTAAATCGCCGCTTCTCGTCATTCATTTGCGGGCCCGAAAATGTTTTATATTCATATTTTGAGTCCCCTCCGAAAAGTCTTTTTTGCCAAAAGCTTCTGTTATAATTGAAACTTTTGGTATATTTGCCGAAAGTTTCTGTTATAAATTACAAAAATGACAAAGAGATATATTTCACGTCCTTTATATTTAGAGAAAATCCGTCCCTTCGTCAATAAATCCCTTATAAAAGTTCTTGTGGGGCAACGCAGAACAGGGAAAAGCTATATGCTGCTGCAGCTTATGGACGAAGTGCGGAATGAAAACTCGCATATCATTTATATTGACAAAGAGCTTGAGGGATTTTCCCCGATTAATAACGACAAAGAACTATATAACTACGTTTTGTCTCAACTGAATCCGCAAAAGGACAATTACTTGTTTGTTGACGAAATTCAAGAAATAAGCTCTTTTGAGCGTTGTTTGCGAAGCCTGCTCAATGAAGAGCGATGCGATATATATTGCACCGGGAGCAACGCAAACCTGCTTTCGGGCGAGCTGGCAACTCTCCTGTCCGGACGGTACATAGAATTTAAAATACACTCGCTGGGCTATACAGAATTTCTCAAATTCAACAACATAGAGAATAGCGATGAAAGTCTTACCCATTTTCTCACCTTGGGCGGAATGCCTTTTCTGGACAATTTTGACTTGCAACAACAACCATCGTTTGAATACCTAAAGAACGTGTATTCTTCCATTTTGCTGAAAGACGTTGTAGCGCGCGAAAATATCCGCAATGTCGCTTTTCTCGAAAACTTGGTAATTTACCTCATTGACAACGTGGGTAATCTGTTTTCGGCAGCCAATATCAGCAAATATCTCAAATCGCAAAAAATAAATATG
Protein-coding sequences here:
- a CDS encoding ABC transporter permease, with the translated sequence MEIASPDMIKQYFKQIIQLWKSNPLFSLISVLATAFTIAFVMTLYMVYAFRTADMAPEINRSRTFYSGDGYSYLTKDRSNANRGMSKSVAEKIFGNLKNAETVSYIVNKGEGVGFVGTSPANREKRIVSPVDPDYFRIFRFDFLAGNPLTDEQFDAQSKVAVITDKLALGLFGGVDEAMGKTITIGFNDHRVVGVVKSVSSLFNKAYSDVWIVADKLSMDWGQEYSEGLRGMCRVVVLAKKGVSPGKLRAEIEENIKKLNDGLRDFTFELKMSSHPQASFFGDNIAHPARIIVILILILLVVPAINMSGLLSTQMKKRNEEIGVRKAYGASNGQVGRQLLFENLMLTLVGGVAGLLLSFAAVALFKNRLLADLMTVNASESFSLPASAFFNPWLFVLMLLFCLFINLLSAIVPVWNASRTTIIETIKGA
- a CDS encoding ATP-binding protein → MTKRYISRPLYLEKIRPFVNKSLIKVLVGQRRTGKSYMLLQLMDEVRNENSHIIYIDKELEGFSPINNDKELYNYVLSQLNPQKDNYLFVDEIQEISSFERCLRSLLNEERCDIYCTGSNANLLSGELATLLSGRYIEFKIHSLGYTEFLKFNNIENSDESLTHFLTLGGMPFLDNFDLQQQPSFEYLKNVYSSILLKDVVARENIRNVAFLENLVIYLIDNVGNLFSAANISKYLKSQKINMPTQTVLNYLRALSNAFFVYPTRRIDINGLKVFEIGEKYYFEDLGLRNAIRGFNMQNEINKLMENAVFLHLLHHDYSVYVGNTHGKEIDFVAQRGNERIYIQVAYMLYDDAAVRREFGNLMEIADHYPKYVVTMDSLPMQSSYKGIHQVHLRTFLSNKI
- a CDS encoding ABC transporter permease, which codes for MWKSAFKQIWKNRKSNFWIFVEIWVVSVLLWYCVDFMYVVIRKNLEPMGVNTEHVYRLNLGAHQTRQFDRNNTDSIDYYWIDPFLQVRKLVEAYPGVEATAYYTGTSIFSQNAIFQGYTADEKNAYGAKIRYVSEGYDKVFKVKMRDGGFTGWNIATSPQGAVVSPELADSLFHSPSVIGKTFRDYYEPDLTYRATGVSAPMKYDRYGRYEPLIYTPLNYKRFAYSVPAIAVRVSPAADVPGFARQFTDDMKSKLNIGPYYLFGFMSYDFRSEVADIHSGISSYVRIITGLLVFFLFIVFLGMLGTFWFRMESRRAEIGLRMALGASRKGVLNYILLESMIVFASAFIPAFIVCANLAFWDVTYTFNDAMDYTRSRFWITQLFTAAIMAGIILLGVLIPARRASRVHPVEALREE
- a CDS encoding ABC transporter permease gives rise to the protein MNNLYHILKSIFQKRFLVIAYIVLIALTVMFVAQQQLRIDSIGANNPNEPFVNRSLYLASVEIMYPDNRTQTIFAGLKLCKRMKAMKSPEKVSFFTWVRYWEVFENGRINRIPFRATDGVYWDVMKFRFVEGLPYSEKDVAENKPLVVISETSRKRFFGNETQVVGRQIEIEGLRLTVCGVVENVPYSSTYAFGEFWMPYTAWGGKIHGDSSAYDENAVQGLYLVQTLARKRSDFAQIHREYNSLIAGLNKEMEPEMKITRAMISTRMNDFFGKNKNRDKYQFSAADIWRNYLSTLGLLLVPLLALMCLNFARANESSTEIGIRRMVGAGRLEINGELIIENAVIISIGIVLGVFLAYLTVYLYPVVFISGADAGNFEGGAWLSFTWRMLSHLLLTLVVFLAASVALPIVRVNRQSVLNLLKGDEL